The DNA region GTGCCATCGCCAAGCATTTTTATCAAACGATGCAGCAGCGCGAAGATACTCAACAACTACTGGCAATTCACCCCCATCCGTTATCGCAATCAGAACAAAAACTATATGAATTTCTTAGCGGTTGGCTTGGTGGGCCACAACTGTTCCAACAAAAATATGGCAATCCGATGCTGAGAGCACGGCATATGAATTTTGCCATTGATGACAATATGCGTGATCAATGGCTGCTTTGTATGAAAGTGGCACTGGAACAATCGGTCAAAAAGCCTG from Shewanella dokdonensis includes:
- a CDS encoding group II truncated hemoglobin, with translation MNWIKKILGRENTDRDPAQSNAYDLIGGDKTIRAIAKHFYQTMQQREDTQQLLAIHPHPLSQSEQKLYEFLSGWLGGPQLFQQKYGNPMLRARHMNFAIDDNMRDQWLLCMKVALEQSVKKPEHQHVIYQAIAQLADHMRNQ